From the Phycisphaerales bacterium genome, the window TCACCGGCAGCCGAAGTCGCCTCACCAGTCTCTGAGACACCCTCTCAGCAGCTTACCGTGCCGCCAACTGGCTGGTAATTAGTGAATCGCCACAGAGACAATGGTCGTGTCATCAGCTAACTGTGGCCGCTGCGCAAAGGACTGCAGATCAGTAAAAATCTGTTCAATATCTTGGATGGGCGACTGATTGCTTTTGACAATATCAATCACACGATCCATTCCAAATTGACTTCCACTGAGATCCGGCTGCTCAACAACCCCGTCACTGAATAAGATGATTCGCTCGCCGACCTGAAGATCTGTGACTTCGCTTTTGTACTCACTGTCTTCCTCAATACCAACCAGTAATCCAGTTGGGCGATCGGGTGTCCAACACGATCCACCAGATTGGCATCGCATCCAGTGCCCGTGGCCAGCATCAACATAGGAAAGTTGGTTCGACTTTACATCAATGACGCCAACCCACAGTGACAAAAAGCGATTCAGAGCCGAACGCTCAGTCACATACCTATTGAGCTGAGTTACAGCCTCGCCAGGATCACCATATCGGATGAGCGTGGCATGTAGAAACGATTGCGCTGCTGCCATTAGGATTGCCGCGCCAACACCCTTGCCACTCACATCTCCAACCAGAACCGCCGCTCGACCATCTGGCAAAGGAACAAGATCGAAGAGATCACCCGAAGCGTGTCGCCCTGGGCGCATAATCGATGCATAGGTCAAGTTTCCTAAAGAACCCTCTTCCGCAGGAGTCATAAACTGCTGCGCTTCTCGTGCCGCTGCGAGATCAACTTCAAGACTCTTTTGCCTTCGCTCCAGCTCAAGACGTTTAAAGTTGGCTAGAGCCAAACCCAGAATTCTCGAAACCGCCTGACAAAACCCCATGGCATCTGACCGAACTTCCGATTCACGACTGCGCGCATCCAAATAGAGGTACGCAGCGACCGAGCTACCTATGTGTACTGGTGCGCAGAGCGCGGAGTGAATATTGAGATCGGCAATGCTCTGGCCATAGTTCATGGCACTGTCAGCCATCATGCAAGCCATGTGCCCGCTCGATGCTTCATTCAGTAAGGAACGGCTAAAAACAAAATCTTCAGACCCATCAGCACCATCTGAATCAAAGAGCCCCAAGACGGTTACTTCGCCATCCCGGCTCGCGGCGCTTAACAATGCAGCTCGGTGATAACCACTGCCCTCCACAGCGTCCTCAGCGGCAACATTCGCTAAATCGGTCACATTCTCAGCAGCATTGATTCGGGCCGCGCAGTCGATCAGTCGTTCGAGTCGATGCTGGGCCATACTGCCAAGCTGGTTGTCGTTCACACGGGCAACCCGTATCTGATTACTGGTGCCATCATCCGTTGGCAACGTATTTGTTTGCAAGCTGGGATTGACAATGACACGTAGTGTCCAGGGGCCAATCAGGCACAGATCATCTTGCGCCAGTTCAGCTGGCTCTTTGACTGGAAGACGGATGCCATTGAGCTCAACCCCGTTGCGACCGCCCAAGTCACTGATGTACCAACTGCCATCACGATAATAGACCTCTGCATGCTGACGAGAGACCGTCTTGTCTGCCAGCATGACTTGTGATTCTCTGGCACGGCCAATGATCGCTGGTGATTTGGAAGAGATTCTTATCTGATCGATGTTCGGGCCATCAATTGGTTCAAGGAGAAGGTCGGAGACCGGTTGTTCCGCCTTTTTTACTTTTGCCATGCTGACTCACTCCGTGTCGACTCAAAGAGTGTAGCACACCCTCTTGAACGCAAAAAACAAGCCGCCACCAGATTGGTGACGGCTCGTAAGATTGAAACTCAGTTGCACCGTATCTTATGGGGTTTCTGCGCCCTCATGCATCTGGAAGAACATCATGCCTCCGCCGCCGCCACCGATGTCATCCGTGTTGTAGATATGCTGAGCATTCATAACACGCTCGATGATCTCATCAGCTTGAGCCAGATGGGCTCTGGTGTAGGCATCACCCCGGCCTTCCGCTTTCCTAATCTTGCCCTGAAGCTCAAGCAGCTGCATCCGACTCAGATTGGATATTGGCTGAGCAGCGGGTCCAGTCATACCACCGGGCATCGCCAAATCAACCATTCGCTCAAGATGACGCCGCTGAAGATTACGACGCAGGGACGAGATCATTGGCTTGCGTTCCGAGAAGTCGCCCTGAG encodes:
- a CDS encoding SpoIIE family protein phosphatase, which encodes MAKVKKAEQPVSDLLLEPIDGPNIDQIRISSKSPAIIGRARESQVMLADKTVSRQHAEVYYRDGSWYISDLGGRNGVELNGIRLPVKEPAELAQDDLCLIGPWTLRVIVNPSLQTNTLPTDDGTSNQIRVARVNDNQLGSMAQHRLERLIDCAARINAAENVTDLANVAAEDAVEGSGYHRAALLSAASRDGEVTVLGLFDSDGADGSEDFVFSRSLLNEASSGHMACMMADSAMNYGQSIADLNIHSALCAPVHIGSSVAAYLYLDARSRESEVRSDAMGFCQAVSRILGLALANFKRLELERRQKSLEVDLAAAREAQQFMTPAEEGSLGNLTYASIMRPGRHASGDLFDLVPLPDGRAAVLVGDVSGKGVGAAILMAAAQSFLHATLIRYGDPGEAVTQLNRYVTERSALNRFLSLWVGVIDVKSNQLSYVDAGHGHWMRCQSGGSCWTPDRPTGLLVGIEEDSEYKSEVTDLQVGERIILFSDGVVEQPDLSGSQFGMDRVIDIVKSNQSPIQDIEQIFTDLQSFAQRPQLADDTTIVSVAIH